The proteins below come from a single Comamonas antarctica genomic window:
- a CDS encoding Lcl domain-containing protein yields the protein MLPATSLRVPRLLLWSLLAGAPLHAQTATGAATPQLQLSADGSEVHDLRARLAWPRCLQGMQWRQQRCEGTPQRLSYREAQKLAQSLQQADGLRWRLPRAKELQRLRQQAAPGDEATLLPGVPGDWHWTGTAAVNAAAVNPYSYDQTGPARNRLAAQQAWAVDWATGRADGETGRANLLLVRLVRPLPAP from the coding sequence ATGCTGCCTGCCACTTCCCTGCGCGTTCCTCGCCTGCTCCTTTGGAGCCTTCTTGCCGGCGCGCCGCTGCACGCCCAGACCGCCACTGGCGCCGCCACGCCGCAGCTGCAGCTCTCGGCCGATGGCAGCGAAGTCCATGACCTGCGCGCGCGGCTCGCGTGGCCGCGCTGCCTGCAGGGCATGCAATGGCGCCAGCAGCGCTGCGAGGGCACGCCGCAACGCCTTTCCTACCGTGAGGCGCAGAAGCTGGCGCAGTCGCTGCAGCAGGCCGACGGGCTGCGCTGGCGGCTGCCGCGCGCGAAGGAACTGCAGCGGCTGCGCCAGCAAGCGGCGCCGGGGGACGAGGCAACACTGTTGCCCGGCGTGCCGGGAGACTGGCACTGGACGGGCACGGCCGCGGTGAATGCCGCGGCCGTCAACCCGTACAGCTATGACCAGACCGGCCCGGCGAGAAACCGCCTGGCGGCGCAGCAGGCCTGGGCCGTGGACTGGGCCACCGGCCGGGCCGATGGCGAGACCGGCCGCGCAAATCTGCTGCTGGTACGGCTGGTACGGCCCTTGCCTGCGCCGTGA